The genomic DNA CGAAAATATGGCCCAGGCGCTGTCCCAGGGCCCCTTCGGCGTTATGAACAAGCCTTTCGGTGAAGCTGACGTCTTGAACGCGGTCAAGAGTTTCATCCGCATAGACCGTAGCTGAAACAGCCTTTCAGGATGCATTATTTCACGGAGGACCACTTCGGCCCATGACCAGTAACGGTAATAAAAACCAGTTTTCGCGGGAAGAGATTGAGCAGCGGCTGCTCAGTGACCCCACCATTCTGTTCCGTACCATGTTTGAGCGCTCCGGTACCGCCAAAGCCATTCTGAATAAAGAAGGCATCATCGTGATGGCCAATGAAACCCTGGCCAGACTGGTGGACTTGAGCGTTCGGGATATTGAAGGCAAACATTCCTGGTTTGAGTTCGTCGCTGAACATGACCGCCGCAAGGCTCAGGAGTATCACAATCTGCGGCGCAGCCATCCGGGGCTTGCCCCGGAGCGTTACGAGTTTATTCTGACCGACCGGAACGGTGCCGGCCATGACATTGAAATCAACGTCGCGGTGTTTCCCGGGACCGATCTGTCGCTGTTATCCATGGTGGAGGTTACCCATCTTAAAACCGCCCAGGAAATGGGGCGGTTGACCCGTTTTGCCGTGGAGAACGCCGGCGAAGCCATTTTCTGGCTGGATGCAAAGGGCGCCATTCTCTACGCTAACGGCGCGGCCACCCGCATGTTCGGCTATAATATCGGTGTTTTAATGTCCAAATCCATTCAGGATCTGGATGCCGTGACTGCCAAACGGGACTGGAAGAAGAAGCTGGCGGACCTGAAGCAAACAGACTCGCTGGTGTGGAATACGGAATACCGGCGCAACGACGGCCGGGTATTGCCGGTTGAGGTGCTGTTAAGTTTCATCCAACTGGGCGATAAAGGCTACTACTGGGCGTTTATCCGGGATGTCAGTGAGCGCGTTGAAGCAGCGGAACGCGAAAAGCAGCTTCAATCGGAGCTTAATCTTTCGGGGCGGCTGGCCTCGGTGGGCGAACTGGCCGCCGGCGTCGCCCATGAAATCAATAATCCGCTGACCGGCATTATCGGCTTTTCTGAGCGGCTGCTTCGTAAATCCAGCGATGAAAAAATGACGACCGACCTCAAGCGCATTCATTCAGAAGCGCAGCGGGCAGCCAAGGTGGTGCAGAATCTGCTGACCTTTGCCCGCCAGCGGGAGCCGCGCAAGGAACCGGTGGATGTTAACGAGATACTGGCGGAATCACTGGAACTGCGGGAATATGAACTCAAACAGCTTGGCATTCAGGTGGTTACCCATTTTGCCGACCTGCCCGGCATCAGCGCTGACTATTACCAGCTGGAGCAGGTCTTTGTGAATCTGATAATCAACGCCGAGCAGGCCATCACCACCTCAGGCAAGGGGGATCGGCTGAACATCTCTTCCGGTGAGATGGACGGCTACATCGTGGTTACCGTTGCCGACAATGGCCCGGGCATTAAACCGCGTGACCTGAAAAAGGTTTTTGACCCGTTTTTCACTACCCGGGGTGATGAGGGCGGCACCGGGCTGGGGCTGTCTATCTGCCACGGTATTATTGAAGAGCACGGCGGCCGGATCAGCGTCGCCAGCGAACCGGGTGAAGGGACCACCTTTACCATTTCACTGCCGCTGGAAACCGAAGCAGACCGCGCATCCGAAGGCTAGTCCTCGCCCGCCAGCCGGGCCATGATTTCCGCTTCGGTTAAGCCGCTGACAGCTATCGCTTTTTGACGCGCGGTCTGCCCCCGGATTACCTCAATATTGCTCTTCGGAATACCCAGTACGTCCGCCAGTAGTGCAACCACCGCCTGATTGGCCTTACCGCGTTCCGGCGCGGCGGTCACCCGGAGTTTGAAATAATCTCCAACGCGTCCGGCTACGGCATTCTTTGAAGCGCCGGGTTGCACGCGGATATTGATGATGATTCTATCGTCAGCGGACATTTTATCTCACACTCAGCATAATCAACCGGCGGCGGTTATTCAAGCTTTAATTTCCGTTCTGTTATAATCAACACAACATGAAAAATGACGGGCAGGGTGAATTGAATCTCTCAGAACCGGAAGTCCTGGCCGGTAAGCTGTTGCGGGAAAAGGGGTTAACCATCGGTACGGTGGAGTCGGCCACCGGCGGTCTGCTGGCCGCCCGGATTATTGGCGTCCCCGGGGCCTCGGATTATTGCCGGGGCGGTATCATAGCTTACCACAACGAGGTCAAGATGAGTCTGGCCGGGGTTAAGTACGCCACCCTCCTGGCTTTCGGGGCCGTCTCCGCCCGGGTCGCCGAGGAAATGGCCGCCGGCGGCCGTCAGCGCCTGGGGGTGGATATCTGTATTTCCGATACCGGCATCGCCGGTCCGGGCGGCGGCAATGACAACAAACCAGCCGGTCTTTTCTATCTGGGTCTGGCCACTGCCGAAGGCGTTCGCCATCGCAAGTATATTTTCAAGGGTTCCCGTCAGCAGAACCGGACCGCCGCGGTCAATGCCGCGCTGGAATGGCTTCTGGAAGAATTGGCCTGACCGCTGTTTTCACTAATCAAACAGCCGCGGGTTGAAGTCGCCGACCAGTTTTCATGGTAATCAGCAAAGCGGCCAGAATTATCAGGTCAACGTAGAAAAAATAGTTGCCGAGACTGCGCCAGGCAAAGAACATTGGCAGTATTGAGAGCAACAATCCCGTTTCAGCCAGCCCTCGGCCATGCTGGAAATACCATAACAACCCGCCGGCAAATGCGGCGGCCTCCAGAATGGTGAATAAGGTGGAAGACCCGATGTGAAATATTCCGGTTTCTACCAGGCTGACCAGGCCGACGCCCATGGGGTAAAGTTCGTCAACCATGGGGGCAAATACCGACGACAGCCAGAGTCCCGGACCCGCGAAGATGAACGGCAGGTTGAACGCAATAAAAACACCGGCGGCGATGGCCGCACCTCTGAAAGCTTGTCTCCATCCCCAACGATGATAAACGTAAATCACAGCGAATGGCAACAGGAACCAGGCGGTTTGATAAGCTGCCGTTGCCACCCCGATCAATGCCATGGCGGTTTTGGGTTTTTCAGGAATTAATATCCAGCCCATCATCATAAAAGGCAGTATGATGACTCGTTTATCCAATCCGATAATACCGGAGACCCAGATTTCCGTACTGACCACCAGCGCCAGCGCAAAGATTAGCCTGTTTCTGGAAGGAATGCGCCACAGGGCATATCCGGCTGTAGCGATCAGGAAAATTGCCAAAATCACTTGTAAGGTGTCTATTCCCGCCAGCATGAACGGCGCAGTCAGCAGGAAAGACCCGGCCGGATAGTTAAGGCGGGATTCAAGTTCAACCGGTATGGTGTCCGGCGTCAGGGCTGATTCGTTCCAGAGTTCCAGCAATTGTTCCTGGCTTGGATAGGGGAATACCTCAACAAAGCGCCCTGCCTGCAGCGGGGTCAGGTGAATATAGGGTCCCTCAAATTCATCCATGGCCGTCAGGACGTTGGATACCGCGTAGGGATTTTCACCTTCCATGAAGTTTTCGGTCGCCTGATGGGTAAGGGCCGCGCCATCGGAATACCGGGGTTGAGCTTCCAGCGAGGCCAACAATTCGCTGATTGGTTCGGGGAAATCAGCCGCATGGATGATTTCCGATTTTAAGCCGATGTATGATCCGGCAATGGAAACTCCGATTAATGCCAGCACCAGCACCGCGACCTGGGCTGTCTGCCGTAACCGACTGGCAAATCGGTGCAGATAGACGTCGGTCTGCGGCAGGGTGACCAGCCATAACACCCCAAACCATAGCAGCCAAACCACGATACCCCAGGCTGATTTAGCCTGGGTGACGGAATAGGTGTCCCCGGTCAGTGAGGAATAGCCGAGTTTCAAGATGATGGAAATAAAGAAAAGGCTGATTCTGGGGCTGGCGGATTTGAGAATATTTATTAGAAAACTCCGTTAAGTCTTAACTCTATTTCAATATTATATTCTAAAAATCGGCATACGCAATTATCGTCCTTAGCGTCACCGCTGCTAATCGACATGAGTTCAGTTATTGTAAAACCGGACCGCTGCGGTCAATGCCGCGCTGGAATGGCTGCTGGAAGAACTGGCTGGGGACTAAATTCCGGCCAGTATCGCGTTCTGTATTTCAAAGATTTCCCGGATACCCTTTTCAGCCAGATTAAACACTGAGTCCATGGTGTCGCGGGAAAACGGTTTCTGTTCCGCGGTCCCCTGGATTTCAATAAACTCACCATTGGAGTTCATCACCAGGTTGAAGTCAACATCGGCACCGCCGTCTTCGGCATAAGTCGGGTCCAGCAGGATGGCATTATTTCGGATGACCACGCTGACCGCCGCTACCTGAGTCACCAGCGGCATCTTCTTCAGCACCCCCATTCTGACCAGTTTGTTAAAAGCCAGATACAGGGCGACATAACTGCCGCTGATTGCGGCTGTGCGGGTACCGGCATCGGCCTGGATGACGTCACAATCAACGGTGAAACTGCGCTCGCCCAGCCCCGCCAGATCGGTAACCGCCCGCAGAGAGCGGCCGACCAGTCGCTGAATCTCCTGACTGCGGCCGGACACTTTGCCCTGGGTTGATTCGCGCGGTGTCCGGGAAGAGGTGGCCGCCGGCAGCATGGCATATTCGGCGGTGACCCAGCCGGTTCCGGAATTCCTTAAAAAACCCGGCACCTTTTCTTCCATGGATACCGAGCAGATTACCCGGGTGCGGCCTTGTTCAATCAGCACCGAGCCATCGGCAAAGGCCTGAAATCCGGGAGTGATGGTAATCGGGCGTAAAACCGCTGCTTCGCGGCCGTCAATTCTGGACATAAAACTACCTTCCAATCAAATATTAAAAAATTCTGGTGCGGGAACTTCAGCTTCAGGGGCGGACGGTGCCTGAGCCGTAAACCAGCCATTTGTAGCTGGTGATTTCCTTCAGCCCCAGCGGTCCGCGGGCATGCATCTTCTGGGTGGAGATACCAATCTCCGCCCCCAGACCAAATTGAGCGCCGTCAGTGAAACGGGTGGAGGCGTTGACATAAACCGCCGCGGCGTCCACTTCGTTGAGAAAACGCTGGGCGTTGGAATAATCTTCGGTAACAATGGCCTCGGAGTGGCCGGAGCCATAGGCGGAGATATGCCGGAGTGCCCCGTCCAGGTCATCCACCACCCGGACACCGGCAATCAGCGCCAGGTATTCCCGGCTCCAGTCATCGGGCTCCGCCGCTGCCAGCTTCAGGTTCGGTCGGCCGGACAGGATGGCCAGCGCCCGTTCATCACAACGCATTTCCACGCCCGCCTGCGCCCATTCGGCGGCAATCAGCGGCAGATACTCCTCAGCGACAGCCTGATGGACGATAAGCGTGTCCATGGCATTGCATACCGTCGGGCGCTGCACCTTGGCGTTATAAGCAATAGCCACGGCATCCTTAATTTTGGCAGCAGCATCAACATAGGTGTGGCAGACGCCGATGCCCCCGGCCACCACCGGAATGGTGGAGGTTTCCTTTACCGATTTGATCAGCCCGGCCCCGCCGCGGGGGATTACCAGGTCAATCAGGTCGCTCATATGCAGCAGTACCGGCACCAGGGCCCGGTCGGTGTCATCAATGAATTGCACGGCCTCCGGGCTGATGCCGCTGCGGGTCAGTGCGTCATGAATGATGTTGACCAGTACGCGGTTGGAGTGAATGGTTTCCTTACCGCCGCGCAGAATGACGGCATTACCGGCCTTAAGGCACAGCGCCGTGATATCCACGGTGACGTTCGGCCGGCTTTCGTAGATAGCGGCAATAACCCCCAGCGGCACCCGTTTCTTGCCGATGACCAAGCCGTTGGCGTGGGTGCGCATGTCAAAAATCTCGCCTACCGGGTCGGGCAGGGCGGCCACGGTGCGGACGTCGGCGGCAATAGCCTTGATCCGGCCTTCATCCAATATCAGGCGGTCCAGCATGGCGGCGTTCATGCCGCCGGCGGCCGCTTCGGCCTGATCCCAGGCATTGGCTTCAATAATCGCTCCGGCGTTGTGTTCCAGCGCATCGGCCACGGCCAGCAGGGCGGCGTTTTTAATATCGGTCGGCATACAGGCCAGGCGGGCGCCGGCCGCTTTGGCCTGGCAGCCCTGGTCCCGCAGTTTTTCTTCAGCAGTCATGGCATTTCCCCGTTCATTTATCTGCCAAGTATAGTTTATACGGGGCGGTTCCGGCAATGCGGCAACGTGCCTGAGAGGGTCAGGTTTGCGTAAAGCGGCCCCTTTTTCTATAATAGACCACTTGTGGAGGTGGCGACGTGCTGGAATTCAACGTAGCTCAACTGGAGAAGTCCCCCATCGGCACCACCAGGGAGTATGAACTTGATGACCGGATGGATTACGACGGACAGACGACCCGGGTCACCGGCCGGGTACTGCTGACCCGGACCAACCGTTCAATTCTGGTCAAGGCTGATCTGGCGGCAACGGTGCCGCAGGAGTGCTGCCGCTGTCTCAGCCCGTTTGAAGGCAGGGTGAGCTTCACCATCAATGAGGAATTTTTTCCCTTGATGGATGTTACCAGCGGTCTGCCGTTGGCGCCGGATGAAGAAGGCGGAGACTTCATAATTGATGGACATCATGTGCTGGATTTAACTGAGGCAGTGCGTCAGTACCTCATTTTGTCCCAACCCATGAAGCCGTTGTGCCGCCCGGATTGCCAGGGGATACTGCCTGGTCCTGCATGAGCCGGAAGCCCCGGATTTATGGTATATTAAATACTCGTCAAAATAATATTGAAATAAAAGAAAACGGAGACCTAGCACCATGGCCGTACCTAAGAGAAAAGTTACCCCGGTTCGTCAGGGCAATCGCCGCAGTCACCTGGCGCTGAAAGAAAAACAACTGGTTGAGTGTAAGCAGTGCCATCAGCTTACCTTGCCTCATCGCGCCTGCACCGTTTGCGGCAGTTACAACGGCCGCGTTGTTCTGGACATTGAGGGCAAAACCCAGAGAAAAGCTGAAAAAGCCCAGAAGGCCAAGGAACAGCAATAATCGTTCCGGTCATCAGTAACGCTCAGGGGGATATCGGTGGACAAACCTAAACTGGCTTTCGTCTTTCCCGGTCAGGGCGCTCAGGCGCCCGGTATGGGGCAGGACGTATACGATGAATTTGACGCCGCCCGCGCCGTTTTCAAAGCTGCCGATGACCGGCTGGGTTTCGCCATTTCCAAACTGTGTTTTGAAGGCCCGGAAGATAAGTTGAAGGAAACGGCCATCGCCCAACCGGCGATGGTCACCGCCAGCCTGGCTTATCTGGCCGCGGCCCGGGACATGGAAGTACTGCCGCAGCCGGATTTTGTGGCCGGCCACTCGCTGGGTGAGTACACTGCTCTGGCGGCCGCCGGGGCGCTGGAGTTCGCCGATGCCATTCAACTGGCCGCCCTGCGGGGCCGCTTGATGCAGCTGGCGTCTCAGGAATCCCCCGGTACCATGGCCGCAGTCATGGGCATCAGTGAGACTGACCTGGGGGTCATCGCCGCTAACGGCGGTATTTATATCGCCAATTACAACAGTCCCGGCCAACTGGTGATTTCCGGTGCCCGGGAGAATATGGCCGGAGTCATGGAAACCCTCACCGCCAAAGGCGCCCGGGTAATCCCGCTGGCGGTGTCCGGTGCTTTTCACACCCCCCTCATGGCCGGGGCCGCTGATGGCCTGGCCAAAGTGGTGGAGCGGCTGGAGTTCAAGGACGCAGCAGTGCCCATTATTGCCAATACCAGCGGCCAGCCGATAACCGCCGCCGAAGATATCCGGGCGGAACTGCTTAAGCAGTTGACCGAAAGCGTCTACTGGCAGAAATCAGTGGAATACATGATTGCTGAAGGCGTGACCACTTTCGTAGAAATCGGTCCGGGTAAAGTCCTGACCGGTTTGATTCGCCGCATCAGCCGGGACGTCCGCACCATGAATATCGGTGATGCTCAGTCTATCAAGAATATGCAGGCGGGCGCGTGGAATTAGCAAAAAAACTGACCGGTAAGACCGCCGTCGTCACCGGTGCCGGACGCGGTATCGGCCGTGCCGTTGCCCTGCGGCTGGCCGCGGAAGGCGCGTCGATGGTGCTGAACTCACTCAGTGACAGCGCGGCCAATGTCGCCGCGGAAATTACTGCGGCCGGCGGTCAGGCGGTGGCGGTTCGCGGTGACGTTTCCAAAACTGAAGAGGTGACTGCTCTGATTGAGTCAGCCGTGACCGCCTTTGGCCGGCTGGATATTCTGGTTAACAACGCCGGCGTCACCCGGGACAATCTGCTGTTGCGCATGAGTGAAGAAGACTGGGACGCCGTGCTGGACACCAATTTGAAAAGCGTTTATCTCTGTTGTCGCGCCGCTCTGAAACCGTTGCTGAAAAGCCGGGACAGCGGCCGCATCATCAATATTTCCAGTATCATCGGTCTGAGCGGCAATGCCGGTCAGGTTAATTATGCCGCCTCCAAGGCCGGCATCATCGGGCTGACCAAATCGCTGGCTAAGGAACTGGCTTCCCGCCGGATTACCGTCAATGCCGTTGCGCCGGGGTTCATCGTTACCGACATGACGGCCGGTATGAATGAGGAAGCCCGGGAAGCGCTGGTCAAGCGTATCCCGCTGGGCTCGCTGGGGACTCCGGAAGACGTAGCCGCCGCCGTGGCTTTCCTGGCCTCAGAAGAAGCCCGCTACATCACCGGCCAGACACTGACCGTTGACGGCGGCATGACCCTTTAATCGGGGTTTAAGTTATGCCCAAACGCCATCAAGCTCGCATTGTCGCCCTGAAATCCCTCTTTGAAATTGACCTCACCGGGCATCCCGCCGAAGAGGTTATTGACCGGCAACTGGAGACTGCGGAGCTTACCGCGGAGATTGCCTTACTGGCGCGCGCTATGGTGACCGGGACTCTGGAAAATCTGGAAGAAGCCGACGGCATCATTCAGCGGCTGGCGCCAGCCTATCCGGTTACACAGATGGCGCCGGTTGACCGCAACATCCTGAGGCTTGCAATATACGAGGTTTTACACGATAATAATGTCCCGGTACGGGTAGCCATAAACGAAGCGGTGGAGCTGGCCAAGGAGTTTGGCGCTGACAGTTCCGCTAAATTTATAAACGGGGTGCTGAGTACCGTATCTACCCTGACTCAGCGGGAGTAATAACACGGAGGAAAATGGATGGCCGCAATTTTTGAACGGGTTAAGAAAATCGGTGTGGAACAGTTGGGCGTTGAGGAAAAAGACGTCACCATGGAAGCCAGCTTCACCGATGACCTGGGTGCTGATTCACTGGATCTGGTTGAACTGATCATGGCGCTGGAAGAAGAGTTTTCTACCGAAGCCGCCAAGATTGAAATCCCCGATGAGGACGCCGAGACCCTCAAGACCGTCAAGGACGTGGTGGAATACCTCAAGGGCAAAGGCGTTACCGACTAAACCGCCCCCTTTTTTTGACCGGTTTCGTTGGTTGTTCGTTCATTCAATAATTTGTGCAGATGCGACCGGCCCTGGTCGCGGTACCGCTGTTCTGGAATTAAAAGCCCGTCCGGTTAAACCGGACGGGCGCTAGAACTCTATCTGAGGTTTCTGACGGCCGCGCAGGCCGGACAGCCGCCCCCGGCCGTTGAAGGAATACTGGTAGCGTCCGGCTTTGCCTTGCGGCAGGCCGGTAGAACTAATAAAAATGTCGCCGCGGCTGCCGTCTTCAAACTCCATGACGAACTCACCCATGCTCTTCAGTTCCTTGCTGGCCACAAAATCGCCCCACCACTTCATGCGGGTGAATCTGGTGCCCTGGGTGGACATCATCTGGTAGCGGATATCGGCTACCGGCTTGTCAATATCCTTGGCGTACAACCGGGCGGTGCCGCCGCTGTACTGGACGGTCATGCGGCTTCCAGACGGCTGACACCCCGGAAGTAGTAATAATAGCGCGGCGGGATACCGTGAACCGCTTTGTTCACCCGTTTCTTGATAGAGCAGGCGCCGCGCCGTCCGTCGGCCATTTCAATATAATAACCGGCGCCGTCCGGAACGCGGGTGAATTCCATAAATATCAATTCGCCCCACCAGCCGCTCTGATCGTCGCTCTGCAGCCGGTATTCCACTTCACCCAGCAGTTCGCCGCCGCCGTGATTGTACAGTTTGCCTATTTCCATTCTTAAAAAACCCCTTCTAACAGATAACCAGATTATTGTGGTGAATGACCTCAGCGCCGTAACTGCGGCTCAAGGTCTCGGCAATCTTGCCGGAATGCAGGCCTTTGATGCGCTCGGTGTCCGCCGCATCATAATTGGCGATGCCGTAACCCAGTAAGACCCCTTCGCTGTTCAACACCCGAATGATGTCGCCGCGTTTGAAGGTGCCATCCACACCGGTAATGCCCGCCGGCAACAGACTGCCGCAGCGCCCCACCGCCTGAGCCGCCCCCTCGTCTATGCTTACCCGGCCCTTGACCGCCAGACCGGACAACAGCCATCGCCGGCGGGCGTCAGGTTCTCCCTGAGGCAGGAAGTGCGTTCCCGCTGCCTCACCGCCGACAATTCGGCCGATGATGTCCGGTTCCCGGCCGGAGGCGATAACCACCCGTACTCCGGAGGCGGTCGCCAGTCGGGCGGCCTCAATCTTAGTCACCATGCCGCCGGTGGCGGCGTCGCTCCAGGTGCCATCGGCCAGTGCTTCAATATCCGGAGTAATGCGTTCCACCAATGGAATCAGCCGGGCATTTTTATCGCTTCGCGGGTTGCCGGTATATAATCCGTCAATATCGCTGAGCATCAACAGCAGGTCGGCATCAATCAGGTTGGCCACCATGGCCGACAGATTGTCGTTGTCGCCGAACTTGGCTTCTTGAATTTCATCCACGGCCACTACATCGTTTTCGTTGATGATGCTGATGACGCCGAGTTCCATCAGAGCCAGCAGGGTATTGCGGGCATTGAGATAACCGGAACGGTCGTTAAGATCGGTCCGGGTCAACAGCGCCTGGGCTACTGTCAGGCCGTGGGCGTTAAATAAGCCGTCGTAGACATTCATCAGGCGGCTCTGGCCGACCGAGGCCAGCACCTGCCGGTAGGGCATGTCGCGCAGCTTTTTGTATAACCCCAGTTTCTCCTTGCCGGCGGCGATAGCTCCGGACGTCACCACCGCAATTTCGGCCCCGCCGGCCGCCAGCCGGGCAATCTGCGCTACCAGTTCGCCCATGACCAGTTGGTCAAGCCGGCCGCTGCCTCCGGTCAGGAGGTTAGTGCCCAGCTTGATGACGATGCGGCGGTAACAGAGTTTTACGTTCATTTGAATAGCTGATTTGTCCGCTATTATAACAGGATTCCAAATATCATTGCGAGGCTCCGCCAAAGCAGTCCCAATACCAAAGGCTCAAAACACCTGAGTTTCGTTCGTGGTGAGCTTGTCGAACCATGAACGGGCTCCTGAATACTGCCGTCTACTGAAAACTGCATGCTGACCGCTGATAGCTGAAAGCTGATAGCTACCATGGATTTTAGTATTTGATATTGTTTGGGATTTAGAGCTTGGAGCTTGGGATTTCCCGCGCAGCGGGCTATGCCTCGCCCGCCTGGTAAAAAGCTGAAAGCTGACCGCTATTAGGCACTCCGTTCCGTTCGTGGTGAGCTTGCCGAACCATGAACGGGATCCCGAATACTGTTTACTGTCTACTGAAAACTATCCGATCGTCTTTGCGAAAGCGCGCAGCGCTTGTGGCAATCTTGCAAGAACAGTCTGCCAACACCAGTACCCCTTTGGCTTTTGTAATTTTAGTATTTAGAGCTTTGATATTATGATTTTAGGTTATATTCCTTTACAATATTCCTGTTATGGGTAATTCCGAAGAAAAATCATACCAAACCCGCCAGGAACGCCGGGACAAAAAACGCGCCGCCCGGCACTCCCGGATGACCCACCACGGCAAATCCATTGCCCTTATCTACCGTCACAGCGTTGAAAAGCGCACCGGCGGGAAGGAGGCCATATGAATCAGGACAACCACTTTAGCGTGAAAATGTCCGGCCGTCTGGATAACCCCGACCGGATCGCCGAACTGCGAATACCGGAATTACTGGCCGAGGTTGGCTGCGTTGAAGCCGGTATGGTGTGTGTGGACCTCGGCGCCGGTACCGGCACTTTTACCCTGCCGCTGGCCGAACTGGCCGGTCCAACCGGACAAGTCTATGCGGTGGATGATTCCGGGGAATTACTGGATGTCATCAAAGGTAAACACCCGCCGCCGAACGTAACTCTGATTCAGGCTGACTTCACCGCCTCCGGCCTGGCATCCGGAATGGCTGATTTCTGTCTGGCCGCCTTCGTCCTGCATGAAACCAAGTCCCCTGACAAACTGCTGACGGAAGCCTACCGGCTGTTAAAATCCGGCGGCCGGCTGCTGGTGATGGAATGGCGAGCGGAATTTGATTCTCCCGGTCCCCCGCAACACATCCGGGTCTCGGCTTGCCGTTCGGCCCGGCTGTTTCGGGAGGCCGGCTTTACTGAATTCAACTTTCTCAACTGGACATCAAAGCATTACTACAGTACCGCTGAAAAACCCTGATGGCTGATGGTTGACCGCTGCTAGCTGATAGCCCCCCCACCGACGTCATTGCTTGTGGCAATCCGGAGGGTATTAGCCTGCCATCCCCGACACTGAAAACTGTTGACTGTTGACTGTCTACTAAATGCTGACGGCTGAAAGCTGATAGCTACCAGCCCCCGTTTCGGTCATTCGGATTTGGGTATTTGATTTTGGCTGTTATTTGGTGCTTGGAGCTTGAGATTTCCGCAGGGGCGAGGCATGCCTCGCCCGCCTGGTAAACAAGCTGAAAG from Dehalogenimonas sp. W includes the following:
- a CDS encoding PAS domain S-box protein, which encodes MTSNGNKNQFSREEIEQRLLSDPTILFRTMFERSGTAKAILNKEGIIVMANETLARLVDLSVRDIEGKHSWFEFVAEHDRRKAQEYHNLRRSHPGLAPERYEFILTDRNGAGHDIEINVAVFPGTDLSLLSMVEVTHLKTAQEMGRLTRFAVENAGEAIFWLDAKGAILYANGAATRMFGYNIGVLMSKSIQDLDAVTAKRDWKKKLADLKQTDSLVWNTEYRRNDGRVLPVEVLLSFIQLGDKGYYWAFIRDVSERVEAAEREKQLQSELNLSGRLASVGELAAGVAHEINNPLTGIIGFSERLLRKSSDEKMTTDLKRIHSEAQRAAKVVQNLLTFARQREPRKEPVDVNEILAESLELREYELKQLGIQVVTHFADLPGISADYYQLEQVFVNLIINAEQAITTSGKGDRLNISSGEMDGYIVVTVADNGPGIKPRDLKKVFDPFFTTRGDEGGTGLGLSICHGIIEEHGGRISVASEPGEGTTFTISLPLETEADRASEG
- a CDS encoding DUF167 domain-containing protein, which gives rise to MSADDRIIINIRVQPGASKNAVAGRVGDYFKLRVTAAPERGKANQAVVALLADVLGIPKSNIEVIRGQTARQKAIAVSGLTEAEIMARLAGED
- a CDS encoding CinA family protein — its product is MKNDGQGELNLSEPEVLAGKLLREKGLTIGTVESATGGLLAARIIGVPGASDYCRGGIIAYHNEVKMSLAGVKYATLLAFGAVSARVAEEMAAGGRQRLGVDICISDTGIAGPGGGNDNKPAGLFYLGLATAEGVRHRKYIFKGSRQQNRTAAVNAALEWLLEELA
- the rph gene encoding ribonuclease PH, translating into MSRIDGREAAVLRPITITPGFQAFADGSVLIEQGRTRVICSVSMEEKVPGFLRNSGTGWVTAEYAMLPAATSSRTPRESTQGKVSGRSQEIQRLVGRSLRAVTDLAGLGERSFTVDCDVIQADAGTRTAAISGSYVALYLAFNKLVRMGVLKKMPLVTQVAAVSVVIRNNAILLDPTYAEDGGADVDFNLVMNSNGEFIEIQGTAEQKPFSRDTMDSVFNLAEKGIREIFEIQNAILAGI
- a CDS encoding glutamate-5-semialdehyde dehydrogenase, with the translated sequence MTAEEKLRDQGCQAKAAGARLACMPTDIKNAALLAVADALEHNAGAIIEANAWDQAEAAAGGMNAAMLDRLILDEGRIKAIAADVRTVAALPDPVGEIFDMRTHANGLVIGKKRVPLGVIAAIYESRPNVTVDITALCLKAGNAVILRGGKETIHSNRVLVNIIHDALTRSGISPEAVQFIDDTDRALVPVLLHMSDLIDLVIPRGGAGLIKSVKETSTIPVVAGGIGVCHTYVDAAAKIKDAVAIAYNAKVQRPTVCNAMDTLIVHQAVAEEYLPLIAAEWAQAGVEMRCDERALAILSGRPNLKLAAAEPDDWSREYLALIAGVRVVDDLDGALRHISAYGSGHSEAIVTEDYSNAQRFLNEVDAAAVYVNASTRFTDGAQFGLGAEIGISTQKMHARGPLGLKEITSYKWLVYGSGTVRP
- a CDS encoding DUF177 domain-containing protein, encoding MLEFNVAQLEKSPIGTTREYELDDRMDYDGQTTRVTGRVLLTRTNRSILVKADLAATVPQECCRCLSPFEGRVSFTINEEFFPLMDVTSGLPLAPDEEGGDFIIDGHHVLDLTEAVRQYLILSQPMKPLCRPDCQGILPGPA
- the rpmF gene encoding 50S ribosomal protein L32, with protein sequence MAVPKRKVTPVRQGNRRSHLALKEKQLVECKQCHQLTLPHRACTVCGSYNGRVVLDIEGKTQRKAEKAQKAKEQQ
- the fabD gene encoding ACP S-malonyltransferase, which produces MDKPKLAFVFPGQGAQAPGMGQDVYDEFDAARAVFKAADDRLGFAISKLCFEGPEDKLKETAIAQPAMVTASLAYLAAARDMEVLPQPDFVAGHSLGEYTALAAAGALEFADAIQLAALRGRLMQLASQESPGTMAAVMGISETDLGVIAANGGIYIANYNSPGQLVISGARENMAGVMETLTAKGARVIPLAVSGAFHTPLMAGAADGLAKVVERLEFKDAAVPIIANTSGQPITAAEDIRAELLKQLTESVYWQKSVEYMIAEGVTTFVEIGPGKVLTGLIRRISRDVRTMNIGDAQSIKNMQAGAWN
- the fabG gene encoding 3-oxoacyl-ACP reductase FabG, with the protein product MELAKKLTGKTAVVTGAGRGIGRAVALRLAAEGASMVLNSLSDSAANVAAEITAAGGQAVAVRGDVSKTEEVTALIESAVTAFGRLDILVNNAGVTRDNLLLRMSEEDWDAVLDTNLKSVYLCCRAALKPLLKSRDSGRIINISSIIGLSGNAGQVNYAASKAGIIGLTKSLAKELASRRITVNAVAPGFIVTDMTAGMNEEAREALVKRIPLGSLGTPEDVAAAVAFLASEEARYITGQTLTVDGGMTL
- the nusB gene encoding transcription antitermination factor NusB, translating into MPKRHQARIVALKSLFEIDLTGHPAEEVIDRQLETAELTAEIALLARAMVTGTLENLEEADGIIQRLAPAYPVTQMAPVDRNILRLAIYEVLHDNNVPVRVAINEAVELAKEFGADSSAKFINGVLSTVSTLTQRE
- a CDS encoding acyl carrier protein, which produces MAAIFERVKKIGVEQLGVEEKDVTMEASFTDDLGADSLDLVELIMALEEEFSTEAAKIEIPDEDAETLKTVKDVVEYLKGKGVTD